The DNA window CACTGTTTGTTTTCCATGAACGCGATTAAAGAAGGCCTTACTGAAAGCTTTCAGCCAAACTGTTATTCCATCTAATTAACACTGTTCACGGTGTTGTACTTTCTAATGGACTGTTAATGCGAAGTTGCACGACTTTTGTTTGAACAGAATTACACTTCAAACACATCCCGGGAGAGTGCACGTTGGTAAGTGCGACAGAGTTGACGACAAGAAAGACAGACTTCACACAGAAGTGTATTCACCATATGGCTAAAGGTTTGCGAACACTTGCTCATCCAACGCTTTGTCTGAAATAGATGTTAAAAATTGGTTTGTCTTCCTTTGCTTCAGTAATATTCTTCAcccttctggaaaggctttacactagatatataaaacatttctgtgaaaatCCGATGGAAGCCACATGTACACATTGGTGAGTCCAGGTACAGATTTTGGACGATTCTGGATTGTTCTGCATCATACACATTCCGAGAACTGTCCCACTACTTTAcagtggagattatacaaacagtGTGTCCACAAGTGAATGTCGGTTTCCACAACGGGGGGCACCTTAAAAGCGGCCGTGTTCATTATTTATAAGGAGTGTCTACAAAATTTTGGACATACAGTATGTGTAACAACAACAGATTATCTCATTCATTTTACTCCTTTTTGGCATGAACTGTGCTAATGTATTgtattctgtggaatgtggaaCGTATTCAGTGGGAttgtatcattattatttattttaataataacgTGACACCATACAAAATATATGTGACATTAACACCCACGACCTGTTGTGTTTTAGAAAAGAGCAAATGTGTCGGATTTAGAGCCTATTCTTgataaatgcattaaaacacTATTTCGCTATAGTATCTTCACATATTGATTCAAAACCTCTAGATCAATGTAAGACAGTCGGAGATAAAcaccagggggcgctgtaacacCTTTTGTCAATATGTTAAAACATTCCAAAACATCAAGTTTAATGGCTATTTTAATTCACAAACATGTAACTCCATAGTCTTAATGCTTTCCTCTTCTACATATATTTGTCcgaacacacaacacacacacacacacacacacacacaggccacaTTCCCCAAGTCATTTGCCCACTTGGCTTTCAGTCAAGTGCTTATCAGTAACAATGAGGTTagggtgtgtttatgtgtgtgaggATATAGATGTTCTGCTCTAGTACAACTACTATGTTAGTAATCTAAAAATGCCTCTTAAAATGATTTAGTGCTTTATCAGTAATCTGTGATCACTATTAGATCCTGTTCTCCTGTTGAGGTTTGCTTGTGTAAACAGTAATAAATTAACACTCCAGTGTGCTATTAAACTATTATGGGGATGTTTTCCTCTTCAGCATCGTGTTGATTGCAGGGTCACCATCTTTGCAAACTCCTCATAGTGAACACGTCCATCACACCCCACTCCAGCCTCTTTAAAGAGTTCATCCACTGCAACAGAGTGTTAGCATTTGTAAGATATAACCTCTCAAGTAGTATGTCTATATTTGTGCTTTTGCAAGGACACATGTTCCCAGAATCCATGGGAAAAAGCATAAATAAGCTTGTGTGCATACTGACAACTTACATCTGCCACTAAGCATATCAGTGACCTTTGGTTGTGTTTGCACTTATCATTATCAGCCTTTTCCCTTAACATTTTAGAACACTGTAGATAAACTGTCGGGCAATGTAAGTTTGCATGCCATAAATGTCCCTTAAATTCAGACTTCTGCAAATTCCACATGCTTTTCTAAACATGAATATGGCTGACCAATTCTCTGAGCATCTATGTCTTCAATTAATAGCTGAAACAAAAGATGAAGTGGCATCAACTTTTTCTGATATGTGGTCTTGAGAAAATCACCAGCTGATCTTTTTGTGGCAATATGTGCTTTAAGATATGCAAAAATGAACCATTATGCTATCAGTGGGCTGAAATGTAAACTCAGAGCTCTGAGTCTATATTTTCCAGGTACGCTAGAAGAATAAATGTACCCCATGGCAAATCTGCTGAGAGGGAATCCCCATAATATTACAGGCATGTTTGtacattcataaacatattTAGAAGTAGAATTCGTTATTCTATTAAACCTCAACAAGTTACTTGATATTTGGAAATATcagttttcttcattttctataaTGTTACGCCAATAATCTGAATTGATAATTGTAACACCGATTTTAAGTTGTTTCATTCACTCAAAGTAAACTTTAATTAGAGGGAggaaaaacatttcaaatgGACAATGAGATACATTTCTTCAATCCAATCATACAATTAAATCCATCATTTTCCATTCCGTATGTTTTCTTTAGCTGTCCAGTGAAATTCTTTGCCCGGTTCTAGCTCAGCTTACCTTCCTGTTCTGTGAGCTTCTCTCCTATTTTAGTCAATTTGTCTCTGAGGTCAGAGGCCAAAATGAAGCCATTCTCCTGTTTGTCCATCATACGCAAGGCTTTCAGGATCTCAGCTTCAGGGTCCTCCTGCTGGAGCTGTTCATGTATCATGGTCAGAAACGTAGAGAAGTCCACCTCCCCACACCTGTCTGAATAGAACAATGAGAAAGGCAAATGGAAACTGAAATATAACATACACATCTTGACATAATCTTTGCATAGGCCTAATTTAATATTTTcccaaaaaaaacattaagtatGCATGAATAAGTGCACAGTTGTTATAATatgttaattaatttaaaatgtaaaaataattaaatccattaaaacattcaaataataataatgcagtttaaacagtttaaatggtgtaaatgccaatacaatgtaaataaacagagttatttatataatgttAACTGAGAGGGTCAGTTCAATTattcaaaaataattatataaatgggTAGAAGGAAATCCTGCTATTTTATCCACTTATGCaatcaaaatgtaattaaagggATTTCCGATCATTAATACAGGCTATTGTACAGACTGTTTACAACCAAATGCAAACTACAGCTAACCTATGTTATTCTTCTTTAAGTGTTTGTCCACCTCAGTCACGGTCGGACTGCAACCAAGGCATCTCAGCACCACCATCAGGTCTTGGGCTTTGATTTTACCTTTGTGCTTCTTGTCATACAGTGTAAAGCATTCCTTAAACTCTGGATGAAAAATGTAAGtcagaaaacaacaataataatgataatgacacacacctcacaaatATTTAATCAGGCAATGGTTATTATCACTTATGAATATTATTACTATAACTGTCTACAGCTAGTTATGTGGGTAGAGGCGATAACAGATTTCAAATTTCTTcagttaagcaaaacaaaatcctgTTCAAAATCTGTTTAAGCTGATAAATACTATACAGAGCCGGTCCAGACTTTCCTGAGGCCCTAAGCTAAATTTTGATAAGGGGAAACTTTGCACTTAACTTTGAAATAACtatgtcatttttttaatgtggaatgaaaAAATAAGCAACTGTACTGTGTATTTGGGGAAGTTTAAATGAGTACtagacagtataaaaacatcagtatatgTTCACATTTCACTTTGCTGCTTCAAAGTTCATGACACTGTGGCACTTTGAGACTTTTAAAGATGTAGAGAGCAGCTGCGCAGTGCACGCCACCTCTAAACATATTCCTGCGACTAGGTTCGTAggctattatttattaacaatccaacttcgagaagaacagtcacaggtttacctcactgctgttcTCGCAGCTCCCGCAggagtcttttttttctcttttcatttccttaagaatagtttctcttcatcttctgatgataccagttgtggacagtaatgaaatatatataatttgttgcTGTATTTAAGTACTTTTTTGtatatctgtactttactgaagtattttgTTTTCGGgtgactttttactttaaccccactacatttcaaaattaaatatcttactttttactctaTGACATTATGGTGAAAATCTGCTGTTCCTAGTTTAGTTTAGtgcgtgaaaaaaaaaaaaacgtatctGAATAAATCTCCCTGCTTCACACAGCTCTCTGTGCAACACACAGAGGCACCGTTGCTAGGAGACGAATGAACACAGTTACCGTgcaaaaacaagtgaaaatgtttctctgCCTAAAACCAATAATACCAAAGGCAGATTTTTTATCAGTTTTGTGTTAATTTGAGACTGGAAAAAATCACTTTAACTCTCAGAACCGTAATTGActaacaaaatgatttgtaccATTTAGTATTTGGCAGTATTGCTACTctcggctcagcactgcagaaactgcactatgtaacttttggaggataGTAGGAAATCACCCCTTCCTTTTCCCCTCCCTAccgatttcagtacagtgctgtaaaggttAATTGCACTAGAGGGAGCCCCCAGAGCAGACCAAAAACCCTAATCTTGCCTATTGTTCCTTAATGAGAAAAAACGATGTTTTACATATATCCTATGCAACTGTGTAAATTTATACATGTGCATTGGTGTCTGCATCTTCTTCAACTCCATGTAGTACACAACGTATTGGTGTAGTGATATTAGTTTTactagtgcactatttagggagtatagtgtacaagagttaatatttctggacttcttgACCTGAGCAGCTTGAACCATCTTTTTCCGACTGCAGACCAGTCACAGTCGTTTGTGGTCTGTGTAGacgtagttacatttctggagagctGCGCATCAAGTCACTCTGCCTACCGCATAGGTTCAACACAGTAGCATAAATTGGGattaatactcaggagacagcGATCTCTGTTGTTTTGGCGGGCAGCACCTTGGATGTatgtaatagttgatataacatCATTCTAAACATCATGTATTTAATCTTGGGCcgtttctgctgtgttcagtgtcagaATAATTAATGACGCTCTATTAAAAGACTGGGTAACCAAGAGTGActcttttcacctacaatgtgttaagaatgagtcttgttacaaaaattattATAGGACATTAGCCATAATAAATCATGGTCCTTTTACTTTCAATACTTAAgtatatttaaaggtaaatacttttgtacttttactgaagtggagatctacaacgaggccttctacttttactggagtaatgttTTACCTTTAGTACTTTTTTAGTACTTttcaagtacatggtttgtgtactttgtccaccaatGGATGATACACAAACTCTCCCTAACTTGAGACAAGGGGGCTTTTTTTCATTTGTGGGACCCTATGTAATGTGCGTAGTGAGTATGTAGGGCGTTCCAGCTCTGATACTATATATCAAATTTTCTTCCTCCCTTTGCTCATCTGCAAATGCTTTTCAAGCTGTGTCAACTGTTGTACGATGTGTACGATGTATATGTGTCCATCGTAAAACAGCACCTAGAGGTTTCTACaaatttatgaaaaaaatatgtcATTCTACATGGGGTGATGGGTGGGGAGTTAAGGTTCAGCGTTTGTGCTGGATGAATAAAacctgtgtgtgttattattgCATTACTGCTAATAATAATGAAAGTAAAAACACCTGTTAAGATAACTTATGGGAATAGCCAAGTCTTTAATGCATTTTGTTCACTTTGTTGTTCAACAGTGAAGAGTGTATTAAATGGtaataacacaaataataaaCCTTTCTTAAGTGCAGGTTAATGATGGTTAATTGGAAAGCTGTCAAGACTTAATTCTCACTAACCTTCAGTGGTGGATTAAAGAGCCCTTAAGGACTGCTGGCTGCCACTCAACCAAACCACTTTATCCTTCGGGGTAATTTAAGATAAGCTACAGATAGGCAACACTGAGTTTTCAGCTAGAGCGCTGGAACACTGCACTGAACAGCGTGCAGCGTGTTAACGGTGAACTCAGATTTCAGCAGCCTACTAGGGATGTGGTTGTTTTGAAATTCCGTCCCAATTGAGCACGGAGTCGGTTGCGCGATACTACCACTTTTTATTTGGTATATTCGCGGGATATTCCACTCATTATCTTCGTTTTCTGAAGCTATACATGTTAGCTTTCACACTCAGCAAAACTGAACTCAGTCATTCTGAAAAATGTTTGGCCGCTGTCCTCTACGGAGGACTCTCAGGAATGAGGACTGTATGCTAGGGCTATTTCATGAGAAACTGaagagaaaatgtaaatatccAGTGATGTCATAAATCCAGCGTCTCCAGGTCTGGGTCTGTGAGGACAGTCAGTGCTGTGTGAAGGAAGCCACCACaaaatttgtttctttttgagTGACGAATCTACGCACACTGCTACTCAGATCAACAACAAACTACAGCTACAACTACCGACACTACGGTGGACTCGTATTTAAAGAGCCCTACGGCTGTTATCAATCACAACTAATCGGTTTACAAGTCTACACACCCCTTACCATTTATTTGATCGTGGGAGAGAAACCTTGCCTGAAAAGAAAAAGACGTTCATAATCAGTGATTAAATGTGACCACGTCTTACAGCGACACGATAAATACAGCAAACCCATCAACACTTGCCATGTTCTCAGCCGTTTATCTGCCTTCTCTCAGAGCGCgcgcgcacgcacgcacacacacacacacacacacacacacacacacacacgcacacacacacagccccgcCTCTTCCGCTCCTTGTCAGTTCTCAACTCTGTCTGATTTCATATACATCCAAGATTAGTAATTAATCTCAATAAATAtactcaaaataatatatttttacagcatTACGGTTTTAACATTTAGAACATGCACCGATTCCAACATTAAACTGTTAGGGTCTTTGCGTTACCTACCCAGTGGGCAGACGTCAGTTGAAAAGACGTTGCGAAGACGTCTTTTCCTGACGTCAGCTGACAGTCGAAACGTCTTTTTCATGACGTCCATGTGACGTCTGCACAGTAGATGTTTACCAAAATTATTTGaggtaattaatttaattaatgtcattttaataaagttttgtttaaaaatatttttagtcataatttgtgctgtgtatttaatgtttcaCACCAGAATTCTGAATTCACAAGATCACATATAAACATAAAGAATGTCAAATATATAAGatctaaaaaaaaagttttaaaaatgtatatgttaaTCATAACAAAtatgtgaatgtacagcacaaatacacaaatatacacagtgTGAGATTAAAGCAGAATATTGctgtatttattacatttacatttacaaacttatttcaaataatttttagttaagttaaaaaaaacatttacatttaaaacagatttaaaatcaaatcaaatcaaatttatttgtatagcgccttttacaactgatgttgtcacaaagcagcttcacaatttcagaacagaacatttaaatcaaagcccaatgcgagcaagcggaaggcgacagtggcaaggaaaaactccctcgaggctggaggaagaaaccttgggaggaaccaagactcacaaaggggacccatcctcctctgatcaaactatagattgaattttaaattgtcaccaatgaagtgtcattatgctaaataataataatagtgcatcagattggaagaatcagtcagtgttgctaatctgagtccatttctacttcagtgtagttgatcatggtgaggggtcagaggctggcagcagtagatggaggtgagcagctggtctggtcgggtctggtctgggccgcaggagaatccagcaaacaatcttccatcagtgggccaccattttctcagaaaacagtaaagggaagcagttagtttagttgagtgcagcagagaaaaagagcatgtgaatattttcattagtgtagtaaaatgaaattaagttaataaaacaaatattttagataatattatttacatttaaatcaagttaaaaaatacatcaatccgcataacattaaaaccagttTGCAAATGGGGTGGGGaacagtcctggagggccaTACTCAAGCACACAGTAGCTgtgttccaaagcctaggctgtgGCCAAGGTAGGACGTGTCCTCGGTTGGACTGAGCTATGAAACGCCATTTTAGTAACTGGATCACACAAATGGAATATGGCATGCATTTGGGGCCAAAATCGTCtcaagtaaaaatattatgtgtCCAGACATAAAATATGTGCGTGTTGATGTACTGAGACGTACTTGTTTTACGTGTACAGACGGCATGTTTTTGCGTCTGCAAAGGTATATTTTCCATGTACAGATGGCATATTTTTATGTGTGCAGACGTAATTGTACAACATTTTGGCCATTCCACTGAAGTTACATTATGCCAATAGATGGTGATATTTACTTACACATTGAATAAAGTTGCAAAGTCAACGTGAATGTTTTATTAACCTCctgctttatttctttatagTCTGTAGGATATTTTCTATAGTCTGATTACTTTAGATTTGATTATTATGGTAAATGTAGTATgatgtaaatatacatttatagtaTTAAACACCATTAGGTTATTACTATGAATAATTATTATGCAGCCATAATAATTTAGACATGAAGGCTGcaatttccctgcatttacaagcttttactgtccaaatccacctggAATctttagactagacaaggctggtgttacttatcgatTTTCCATCCatcataaatgtcatttaggaggcagatcttttccacaattttcatagtcaaaaatttgttccaccttaaatgtgtccgCTTACCAGTCCTAAAGATGTTATCCACCAccttcttgaattctctgttccaccttaagaactGAAGCTAGTgctatagcttttgaaacttctactttattcatttaaatcacacaaactaattgtattattcaaccaattattcacaattttcatattcaatCATTTAGTTCCATCATAAATGGGTCTGTTTAAGAGTcttatttgctttgttttgtagcatctttttgaatactcatttccaccttaaacagctatgtGAAGCCAAAGCTGGCTCTAGATTTTATGAACAAATCTCATTTTGAGACACTTCTTATTTCCCAtgttatccatttaaaacacacgaccaagtgtacatcatatcactaaaacatctacctactagtgaaatgcttatatttgctgtatactaccaagcttgatttctctgttccaccttaaataggtgaatatgcttggcttttcaaacacaattcttactccttaatttgtttaaaacacagacacaccacagagaaacacacacaaatctg is part of the Hoplias malabaricus isolate fHopMal1 chromosome 4, fHopMal1.hap1, whole genome shotgun sequence genome and encodes:
- the calml4b gene encoding calmodulin-like protein 4, coding for MVVLRCLGCSPTVTEVDKHLKKNNIDRCGEVDFSTFLTMIHEQLQQEDPEAEILKALRMMDKQENGFILASDLRDKLTKIGEKLTEQEVDELFKEAGVGCDGRVHYEEFAKMVTLQSTRC